The Leifsonia sp. 1010 genome has a segment encoding these proteins:
- a CDS encoding aminotransferase — translation MPNFDFLTQPALPRPDVTPDDAAAIAAAHFGLDGRITELGSNQDRNFRIDTGDDRYVLKLANPVFSADELRAQNAALRALAGSGIRIPEVLETTGGDELVEVDVRGTTLLARVLRYLDGDPLTGVGRPTREQLRTLGTLAGRVAAGLSALRHPGLDRTTQWDARVSGEVVDLLLEHVAQPAKRAVVREATDAALARLRLVRDRLRVQAVHGDVTDDNIVLGEGGPGVIDFGDVSDGWLVAELAATVTSALHHLPDEPLAVLDVIEAFHAESPLDDADLAALWPLVVLRGAVLVVSGEQQVALEADNIYAAENRAHEWVAFDVARRLNAAELETLIRARLARSAVTGAPTGLGRLVALTSTPENLADLSVTARDLDAGAWVSADAEDTVLARVCREHGHAVTRYGEARLTRARTDRALPSATVALAVTLDAPTGVEVTAPFAGELALVGGSWLLRGDDADLWLDGLTRPLTTATVAAGAPIGTAIRLTAQLSTLRGHRPPAFVTPTLPFSAWAAVSPDPSALFGADLAAADPDPEESLARRDATFAQVQEHYFAHPPLIERGWRHHLVDTRAQSYIDMVNNVTQIGHGHPRLVDAVRDQWARLNTNSRFHYDELSRFTERLAEIAPEGLDTVFLVNSGSEAVDLALRLAQIHTGRRTILAVTEAYHGWTMASDAVSSSLGDNPRALETRPDWVKLVAAPNSLRGRHRGPDSAAAYLADLDADLAELDAAGTEVAGYIAEPVFGNAGGLMLPDGYLAGVYERIRARGGVCIADEVQVGYGRLGHYFWGSEQQGVLPDVITIAKAMGNGQPLGAVITRREIAESFAAEGSFFSSAGGSPVSSVVGLTVLDVMRDEGLQQNAATVGDHLAARLRELGERHPLVGAVHGMGLYLGMELVLDRETLQPATAEAALVCDRMLAEGCIVQPTGDYKNVLKIKPPLCITRESADRFADALDLVLATL, via the coding sequence TTGCCGAACTTCGACTTCCTCACCCAGCCCGCTCTCCCGCGCCCGGATGTCACGCCCGACGACGCGGCCGCGATCGCGGCAGCGCACTTCGGTCTCGACGGCCGCATCACCGAACTCGGCAGCAACCAGGATCGCAACTTCCGCATCGACACCGGTGACGACCGGTACGTGCTCAAGCTCGCCAACCCCGTGTTCTCCGCCGACGAACTGCGGGCTCAGAACGCGGCGCTCCGCGCGCTCGCGGGGTCGGGCATCCGCATCCCGGAGGTCCTCGAGACCACCGGCGGCGATGAGCTGGTCGAGGTCGACGTCCGCGGCACGACCCTGCTCGCCCGCGTGCTGCGCTACCTCGACGGCGACCCGCTCACCGGCGTCGGTCGGCCGACCCGCGAGCAGTTGCGCACGCTCGGGACCCTCGCCGGCCGTGTCGCCGCCGGGCTCTCGGCACTCCGCCACCCTGGGCTCGACCGGACGACGCAGTGGGATGCGCGCGTCAGCGGCGAGGTCGTCGACCTGCTGCTCGAGCACGTCGCCCAGCCGGCCAAGCGCGCCGTCGTGCGGGAGGCGACCGACGCTGCACTCGCCCGGCTACGGCTCGTGCGCGACCGGCTGCGCGTGCAGGCCGTCCACGGCGACGTCACCGACGACAACATCGTGCTCGGCGAGGGCGGACCCGGCGTGATCGACTTCGGCGACGTGTCCGACGGCTGGCTCGTGGCCGAGCTGGCCGCAACCGTCACGAGCGCCCTGCACCACCTTCCCGACGAGCCGCTGGCCGTGCTGGACGTCATCGAGGCCTTCCACGCCGAGTCCCCGCTCGACGACGCGGACCTCGCCGCACTGTGGCCCCTGGTCGTCCTCCGCGGCGCCGTGCTCGTGGTCAGCGGCGAGCAGCAGGTCGCGCTCGAAGCCGACAACATCTACGCCGCTGAGAACCGCGCGCACGAGTGGGTCGCGTTCGACGTGGCCCGACGACTGAACGCGGCGGAGCTGGAGACACTGATCCGCGCCCGGCTTGCCCGGTCCGCCGTCACCGGGGCGCCGACCGGACTCGGCCGCTTGGTCGCACTCACCAGCACTCCGGAGAACCTCGCCGACCTCTCCGTCACCGCCCGCGACCTCGATGCGGGCGCCTGGGTGTCGGCGGATGCGGAGGATACCGTCCTCGCCCGCGTCTGCCGCGAGCACGGGCACGCCGTCACCCGGTACGGTGAGGCGCGGCTGACCCGCGCTCGGACCGACCGCGCCCTGCCCTCCGCGACCGTTGCCCTCGCCGTGACGCTGGATGCGCCCACCGGCGTCGAGGTGACCGCCCCGTTCGCGGGCGAGCTGGCGCTCGTCGGCGGCTCCTGGCTGCTGCGCGGCGACGATGCCGACCTCTGGCTGGACGGACTCACCCGTCCGCTCACGACCGCGACCGTGGCCGCCGGCGCCCCGATCGGCACGGCCATCCGCCTCACGGCGCAGCTCAGCACGCTGCGCGGGCACCGCCCACCAGCGTTCGTCACTCCGACGCTCCCGTTCTCTGCTTGGGCGGCCGTCTCCCCCGACCCGTCCGCGCTCTTCGGCGCCGACCTCGCAGCGGCGGATCCCGATCCGGAGGAGTCTCTGGCACGACGGGACGCGACCTTCGCCCAGGTGCAGGAGCACTACTTCGCACATCCACCGCTGATCGAGCGCGGCTGGCGGCACCACCTCGTCGACACGCGGGCCCAGAGCTACATCGACATGGTCAACAACGTGACGCAGATCGGCCACGGGCACCCGCGGCTGGTCGACGCTGTGCGGGACCAGTGGGCGCGGCTGAACACGAACTCGCGGTTCCACTACGACGAGCTCTCCCGTTTCACCGAGCGCCTGGCGGAGATCGCGCCCGAGGGGCTCGACACCGTGTTCCTGGTGAACAGCGGCAGCGAGGCGGTCGACCTCGCGCTCCGGCTGGCCCAGATCCACACCGGCCGCCGGACCATCCTGGCGGTGACCGAGGCCTACCACGGCTGGACGATGGCTTCGGACGCGGTCTCGTCGTCCCTCGGCGACAACCCGCGCGCCCTCGAGACCCGGCCCGACTGGGTGAAGCTCGTCGCCGCTCCCAACTCGCTGCGCGGGCGCCACCGCGGCCCCGACTCGGCGGCCGCCTACCTGGCCGACCTCGACGCCGACCTCGCGGAGCTGGATGCGGCCGGCACCGAGGTCGCAGGCTATATCGCCGAGCCGGTGTTCGGCAACGCGGGCGGCCTGATGCTCCCCGACGGCTACCTGGCCGGCGTCTACGAGCGCATCCGCGCGCGCGGCGGCGTCTGCATCGCCGACGAGGTACAGGTCGGCTACGGGCGGCTCGGGCACTACTTCTGGGGCTCCGAGCAGCAGGGAGTTCTGCCGGACGTCATCACGATCGCGAAGGCCATGGGCAACGGGCAGCCGCTCGGAGCCGTCATCACCCGGCGCGAGATCGCCGAGTCGTTCGCCGCCGAGGGCAGCTTCTTCTCCTCCGCCGGCGGCAGCCCCGTCTCGTCGGTGGTCGGCCTGACGGTGCTCGACGTCATGCGCGACGAGGGCCTCCAGCAGAACGCCGCGACGGTCGGCGACCACCTGGCCGCGCGTCTGCGCGAGCTGGGCGAGCGGCACCCGCTCGTCGGCGCCGTCCATGGCATGGGCCTCTACCTCGGCATGGAGCTGGTCCTCGACCGCGAGACGCTGCAGCCCGCGACCGCGGAGGCGGCGCTGGTGTGCGACCGCATGCTGGCGGAGGGCTGCATCGTCCAGCCGACCGGGGACTACAAGAACGTGCTCAAGATCAAGCCGCCGCTGTGCATCACACGCGAGAGCGCCGATCGTTTCGCGGACGCGCTCGACCTCGTGCTGGCGACCCTGTAG